One Octopus sinensis linkage group LG21, ASM634580v1, whole genome shotgun sequence DNA segment encodes these proteins:
- the LOC115222764 gene encoding DNA repair protein XRCC2-like: MAGKTVETGSELLARLGTRVPLSNIAPELFGEGSISGEIIEFFGEEGTGKTELLLNLITRCILPKVWKNIPVDGPESKVVFISTDYKFSILRLVLILEKKITEILQSHFSNPSQNTNDGDNVAKLDMESEVQLFTDDCLQRVQVVYCSSSWQLFLTLHSLEYQLTTDASFSLLVIDSISTFYWLDRFCANDNISNQGLNIRRITKILKKFVNDLNIFVIATKLSLFKPKYSDNLDPTNDNNYLIINPNAVNNPGIYPTAKQSHTKYLDKVWENFVCKRWVFTVISAAESKFCLTSTNLKTLHFTISESGVKFL, translated from the coding sequence cTGCTGGCCAGGCTTGGCACACGTGTTCCCCTTAGCAACATTGCACCAGAACTGTTTGGAGAAGGGTCAATTAGCGGAGAGATCATTGAATTCTTTGGAGAAGAAGGAACTGGTAAAACCGAACTCTTGCTGAATCTAATCACACGATGCATTCTTCCAAAAGTTTGGAAAAATATTCCTGTCGATGGTCCTGAGTCGAAAGTTGTTTTCATCAGCACTGACTACAAGTTTTCTATCTTAAGATTAGTTCTCATCTTGGAAAAGAAAATTACCGAAATTCTTCAATCTCATTTCAGTAACCCATCACAAAATACTAATGATGGAGATAATGTTGCCAAGCTGGACATGGAATCAGAAGTGCAATTATTTACTGATGACTGCCTCCAACGTGTCCAAGTTGTTTATTGTTCAAGCTCATGGCAATTGTTCCTTACTTTACACAGTCTTGAATACCAACTGACCACTGATGCAAGTTTTAGTTTATTGGTTATTGATAGCATATCGACATTTTATTGGCTGGACAGGTTTTGTGCCAATGATAACATCAGCAACCAGGGTCTTAACATACGCAGAATtactaaaatactaaaaaaatttgttaatgaccttaatatttttgttatagcCACCAAATTGTCCCTCTTTAAACCAAAATATTCTGACAATCTAGACCcaacaaatgataataattatcttATAATTAATCCTAATGCTGTAAATAATCCAGGGATATATCCAACAGCTAAGCAGTCCCATACAAAATACTTGGATAAAGTCTGGGAAAATTTTGTTTGCAAACGGTGGGTTTTCACAGTAATCTCTGCTGCAGAATCTAAGTTTTGTTTGACAAGTACAAACCTGAAAACTCTTCATTTTACCATATCAGAATCTGGTGTGAAATTCttgtga